One window of the Lemur catta isolate mLemCat1 chromosome 6, mLemCat1.pri, whole genome shotgun sequence genome contains the following:
- the NACA gene encoding nascent polypeptide-associated complex subunit alpha isoform X2, with the protein MPGEATETVPATEQELPQPQAETGSGTESDSDESVPELEEQDSTQATTQQAQLAAAAEIDEEPVSKAKQSRSEKKARKAMSKLGLRQVTGVTRVTIRKSKNILFVITKPDVYKSPASDTYIVFGEAKIEDLSQQAQLAAAEKFKVQGEAVSNIQENTQTPTVQEESEEEEVDETGVEVKDIELVMSQANVSRAKAVRALKNNSNDIVNAIMELTM; encoded by the exons ATGCCCGGTGAAGCCACAGAAACCGTCCCTGCTACAGAGCAGGAGTTGCCACAGCCTCAGGCTGAGACAG GGTCTGGAACAGAATCTGACAGTGATGAATCAGTACCAGAGCTCGAGGAACAAGATTCCACACAAGCAACCACACAACAAGCACAG CTGGCAGCAGCAGCTGAAATCGATGAAGAACCAGTCAGTAAAGCAAAACAGAGTCGGAGTGAAAAGAAGGCACGGAAG GCTATGTCCAAACTGGGTCTTCGACAGGTTACAGGAGTTACTAGAGTCACTATCCGGAAATCTAAGAATATCCTCTTTGTCATCACAAAACCAGATGTCTACAAGAGCCCAGCTTCAGATACCTACATAGTTTTTGGGGAAGCCAAG ATCGAAGATTTATCTCAGCAGGCACAGCTAGCGGCTGCTGAAAAATTCAAAGTTCAAGGTGAAGCTGTTTCAAACATTCAAGAAAACACACAGACTCCAACTGTACAAGAGGAGAGTGAAGAGGAAGAG GTTGATGAAACAGGTGTGGAAGTTAAAGACATAGAATTGGTCATGTCACAAGCAAATGTGTCGAGAGCAAAGGCAGTCCGAGCCCTGAAGAACAACAGTAATGATATTGTAAATGCTATTATG GAATTAACAATGTAA
- the NACA gene encoding nascent polypeptide-associated complex subunit alpha isoform X1: MCTKFGHITQFFFPLPSLLYLLFCFSSPAMLPMSSAMNVTAALGQPLPTLPSPCSLAPQQCPLATANQPSPFPSPSTIASTHAEIPFPHSSSGSALPLGNASDTPTFLPNLMGPPISPAALALASPMIAPTLKGAHSSSGPLALVALAPHSVQKSSAFPPNPLTPPPSAIAESGSVISLSAPTVLSEQTSIQVPSQVVPNPEGIPSPPGRISAVPSHLITPLASVQSGVASCPQTPPPTTSLAITSPEVKGIPISSAPTSLQNPESFNLKGPVSPPAALSVSAQSMPVATSSQKTVALNIPPVFPTSLGSLEQSSFDSPVQPLSQTDPNALSDPIVNTISVDHSNMGASYPSQRSVIPPLPSRNEVVSAAVTALPLVAPAFPLTVDKGPSTITSMTSYNPSGSPDVAATSALSPTASLRGSPNATTQPLVAQIPVSPESPGLKETPVSSVGTTPVAMTNPSTMSAVSIPFEVATYVSPPISSGLIGSKKPTSPTALVTAPVTPKELSAQVAATLGIPVSPPLPDPEDLKNLPTSVLVKFPPQKDLQTVPGSPVGASIFPAQAGLPTKKDPSLPPLTLAAPKNFPSPQSSSSPLEMSLSLEATLAKKSLAGPLPIGKLASATQSPQGVNSPVSIISTDPYASPDPDSLLLKSSLTTTTTAFPLESADPAEVAPTAAKGTSTPTTTASLEGTVSLAPENHPAKNGTSTLTTLSVVPTTSESCPVTPATLALVPEVPKSIPSSVPPAGTLSGTKKVDGIFHSSALASVTCSPEGCPTKNSGASVTASSKGTLTCLADSPSPLGISVSQTKRPPTKQGSALPDGSVRNLSSPVCPVEASFLPVASLFQDPKGSPATKNSLIPPSPKGVPPSSPKGITVSPTEIPIPSVMMPLSPKEGPPTPSSKRAPAPKGVPTSEAVTTPSPTEALGAPIPPAVTPSPKGTPTPPAVILPSLKKAPATSAPPSSKGDPTPPIVTPPSPKKAPTTPAPKGDPATPSSKGDPTPPEVTPLSPKEAPATPSSKGDPIPPTVTPSPQKAPATPAPKGSPATPSSKGDLTPPEVTPPSPKEAPATPAPKGGPATLSSKGDPTPLAVTPPTSKETPVPKGGSATPSSKGDPTPRAVTAPSPKKTPAPKGGPVSSSSKGDPTPPRVTPPSPKEAPATPAPKGGPASSSSKGDPTPPGVTLPSSKKTPAPKGGPASSSSKGDLIPPAVTTPSPKKSPSSKGGPATPSSKGEPTPPAVTAPSPKKAPVLKGGPATPSSKGDPTPPTVTHPSPKEAPATPSSKGDLTLPGVTFPSPKKTPASKGGPASSSSKGDPTSPAVTPPAPKEAPATPSSKGDPTPLAVTAPSPKKAPSSKGGPATPSSKGDPTPPGVTPPSSKEAPATPAPKGGPATPSSKADPTPPAVTPPTPKKSPATPSSKGDLTAPGVSIPSPKKAPASKGGPATPSSKGDPTPLEVTPLSPKKAPAAQAPRRGPATPSSKGDPAPPAMTLPSPKKAPATPAPKGGTATPSSKGDPTPPVVTPSPKKAPAPKGGSATPSKGDTTPPAVTPPSSKEGPATPVPRGASTLPAVTPYPKETSSKEAPSTKEAPIPSDMTSPSPKGTPVSTSPKEAPTPAMAPLSPQKTPSTPVLKGAPTSPPMTSSSPKDSPISPVSVTCTMESIAPQAAPKGLPAKKGPTAVKEALVAPAPTQKGTQAKKSSATSPPVFPDPSAKNGTKGPLSTVAPAPLLTVPAQKGSSKPAKALLISPEKGKDSLHSPESPLAPPESKASTPLAAAASEKVLPKGVSASVSPASTPPVSLPLTPTPVPPLLPKQQFLPSSPGLVMESPSKPLAPADEDELPPLIPPEPISGGVPFQSVLVNMPTPKPAGIPAPTPSAKQPVLKNNKGSGTESDSDESVPELEEQDSTQATTQQAQLAAAAEIDEEPVSKAKQSRSEKKARKAMSKLGLRQVTGVTRVTIRKSKNILFVITKPDVYKSPASDTYIVFGEAKIEDLSQQAQLAAAEKFKVQGEAVSNIQENTQTPTVQEESEEEEVDETGVEVKDIELVMSQANVSRAKAVRALKNNSNDIVNAIMELTM; this comes from the exons ATGTGTACCAAGTTTGGCCAtataactcaatttttttttccccttccttcccttctttatcttcttttttgcttttcttctccagCTATGCTCCCCATGTCTTCAGCCATGAATGTCACTGCTGCCTTAGGGCAGCCTCTACCTACCCTTCCCTCTCCTTGCTCCCTAGCCCCCCAACAATGCCCTCTGGCAACTGCTAACCAACCTTCCCCATTCCCTTCCCCTTCTACTATTGCCTCAACCCATGCTGAAATTCCTTTTCCCCACTCATCCTCTggatcagccctgcctttgggaAATGCCTCTGACACCCCAACTTTCCTACCAAACCTAATGGGGCCTCCCATCTCCCCAGCTGCCTTAGCTCTGGCCTCTCCCATGATAGCTCCAACTCTGAAAGGGGCCCATTCCTCTTCAGGTCCCTTGGCTCTGGTTGCCTTGGCTCCCCACTCAGTTCAGAAGAGTTCTGCTTTTCCACCTAACCCACTTACTCCACCTCCTTCAGCTATAGCTGAGTCAGGGTCAGTGATATCTCTGTCAGCTCCCACTGTTCTCTCAGAACAGACTTCTATTCAAGTTCCCTCTCAGGTAGTCCCTAATCCAGAAGGTATCCCAAGTCCTCCAGGTAGAATCAGTGCTGTTCCTTCCCACCTCATAACTCCCTTGGCCTCTGTACAATCTGGAGTAGCCTCCTGTCCTCAAACACCACCACCTACCACTTCCCTAGCCATCACTTCCCCTGAGGTCAAAGGTATCCCCATTTCCTCAGCTCCTACTTCTCTACAAAACCCAGAAAGCTTCAACCTAAAGGGGCCTGTTAGTCCACCTGCTGCTTTATCTGTTTCAGCCCAGTCTATGCCTGTGGCGACATCTTCTCAAAAGACTGTGGCTCTCAACATCCCACCAGTTTTTCCCACGTCTTTGGGCTCTTTAGAGCAGAGTTCTTTTGATTCACCTGTCCAACCTTTAAGTCAGACAGATCCTAATGCTCTGTCAGATCCTATAGTAAATACCATTTCTGTAGATCATTCTAACATGGGGGCCTCTTATCCTTCTCAGAGATCTGTaattcctccccttccttccagaAATGAGGTAGTTTCTGCTGCTGTGACTGCTCTTCCATTGGTGGCTCCAGCTTTTCCTCTGACTGTTGACAAAGGCCCCTCTACCATCACTAGCATGACCTCCTATAACCCTTCTGGTTCCCCAGATGTAGCTGCCACTTCTGCATTATCTCCTACAGCCTCTCTCAGAGGCTCTCCTAATGCCACTACTCAGCCTTTGGTGGCCCAGATTCCTGTTTCTCCAGAAAGTCCAGGCTTGAAAGAAACTCCTGTTTCTTCTGTTGGAACCACCCCAGTTGCAATGACTAACCCCTCTACAATGTCTGCAGTATCTATTCCCTTTGAGGTAGCTACTTACGTCTCTCCTCCAATTTCATCAGGTCTCATTGGTAGTAAAAAACCAACTTCCCCTACTGCCCTGGTTACGGCACCGGTGACGCCCAAGGAGCTTTCTGCTCAAGTAGCAGCTACTCTGGGGATACCAGTTTCTCCTCCTCTGCCAGACCCTGAAGACCTCAAAAATCTCCCTACTTCAGTATTGGTAAAATTCCCACCACAAAAAGATCTCCAAACTGTACCTGGCTCTCCTGTAGGAGCTTCTATTTTTCCAGCCCAGGCAGGACTCCCTACCAAGAAAGACCCTAGTCTACCACCATTGACTCTGGCAGCCCCTAAAAATTTCCCCTCTCCCCAAAGTTCATCATCACCTCTGGAAATGTCTCTTTCTCTTGAAGCTACCCTAGCAAAGAAAAGCCTTGCAGGGCCCCTCCCCATAGGTAAGCTGGCCAGTGCTACTCAGTCTCCCCAAGGTGTTAACTCCCCAGTCTCTATAATCAGTACAGATCCTTATGCAAGCCCAGACCCAGATAGTCTGCTTCTCAAAAGTTCTCTCACTACCACAACGACTGCCTTTCCTTTGGAAAGTGCTGACCCTGCTGAGGTGGCTCCTACAGCTGCCAAAGGTACCTCCACACCTACAACTACAGCCAGCCTAGAAGGAACTGTCTCTTTAGCTCCTGAAAATCACCCAGCTAAGAATGGTACTTCCACTCTTACTACCTTATCTGTGGTTCCTACAACCTCTGAAAGTTGCCCTGTGACTCCAGCTACTTTGGCACTGGTCCCTGAAGTTCCCAAGTCTATTCCTTCTTCTGTTCCCCCAGCTGGGACTCTTTCAGGTACAAAGAAAGTTGATGGTATTTTTCATAGCTCAGCATTGGCATCTGTCACTTGCTCTCCTGAAGGATGCCCAACTAAGAACTCTGGTGCTTCTGTTACTGCATCTTCCAAAGGAACCCTGACTTGCCTAGCTGATTCCCCATCTCCTTTAGGGATTAGTGTATCTCAGACTAAAAGACCTCCAACCAAGCAGGGTTCTGCTTTACCTGATGGTTCTGTTAGAAATCTCTCATCCCCTGTTTGTCCAGTTGAAGCTTCCTTTCTTCCAGTGGCCAGTCTTTTTCAAGACCCTAAAGGCTCACCAGCCACGAAAAATTCTCTCATTCCTCCATCCCCCAAAGGGGTACCTCCTTCCTCTCCTAAAGGGATAACCGTATCCCCCACAGAGATTCCCATTCCCTCAGTTATGATGCCTCTCTCCCCCAAAGAGGGCCCACCTACCCCATCCTCTAAAAGGGCCCCAGCCCCCAAAGGGGTACCTACTTCGGAAGCTGTAACTACACCCTCCCCTACAGAGGCTCTGGGAGCCCCCATTCCCCCAGCAGTGACTCCTTCCCCTAAAGGGACCCCCACTCCCCCAGCAGTGATTCTTCCCTCCCTCAAAAAAGCTCCAGCAACCTCAGCTCCCCCATCCTCTAAAGGGGATCCCACTCCCCCGATAGtgactcctccctcccccaaaaagGCCCCAACAACCCCAGCTCCCAAAGGAGACCCAGCTACCCCATCCTCCAAAGGTGATCCTACTCCCCCAGAAGTGACTCCTCTCTCCCCCAAAGAGGCCCCAGCTACCCCATCCTCCAAAGGGGATCCTATTCCCCCAACAGTgactccctccccccaaaaggCCCCAGCAACCCCAGCTCCCAAAGGAAGCCCAGCTACCCCATCCTCCAAAGGGGATCTCACTCCCCCAGAAGtgactcctccctcccccaaagaGGCCCCAGCAACCCCAGCTCCCAAAGGAGGTCCAGCTACCCTATCCTCCAAAGGGGATCCCACTCCCCTAGCAGTGACTCCTCCCACCTCCAAGGAGACCCCAGTTCCCAAAGGAGGCTCAGCTACCCCATCCTCCAAAGGGGATCCCACTCCCCGAGCTGTGACTGCTCCGTCCCCCAAAAAGACCCCAGCTCCCAAAGGAGGCCCAGTTAGCTCATCCTCCAAAGGGGATCCCACTCCCCCAAGAGtgactcctccctcccccaaagaGGCCCCAGCAACCCCAGCTCCCAAAGGAGGCCCAGCTAGCTCATCCTCCAAAGGGGATCCCACTCCCCCAGGAGTGACTCTTCCCTCCTCTAAAAAGACCCCAGCTCCCAAAGGAGGCCCAGCTAGCTCATCCTCCAAAGGGGATCTCATTCCCCCAGCAGTGACTACACCCTCTCCTAAGAAGTCCCCATCCTCCAAAGGAGGCCCAGCTACCCCATCTTCCAAAGGGGAGCCCACTCCCCCAGCAGTGACTGCTCCCTCCCCCAAAAAGGCCCCAGTTCTCAAAGGAGGCCCAGCTACCCCATCCTCCAAAGGGGATCCCACTCCCCCAACAGTGACTCATCCTTCCCCCAAAGAGGCCCCAGCTACCCCATCCTCCAAAGGGGATCTCACTCTCCCAGGAGTGACTTTTCCCTCCCCCAAAAAGACCCCAGCTTCCAAAGGAGGCCCAGCTAGCTCATCCTCCAAAGGGGATCCCACTTCCCCAGCAGTGACTCCTCCTGCCCCCAAAGAGGCCCCAGCAACCCCATCTTCTAAAGGGGATCCCACTCCCCTAGCAGTGACTGCACCCTCCCCTAAAAAGGCCCCGTCCTCCAAAGGAGGCCCAGCTACCCCATCCTCCAAAGGGGATCCCACTCCCCCAGGAGtgactcctccctcctccaaagAGGCCCCAGCAACCCCAGCTCCCAAAGGAGGCCCAGCTACCCCATCATCCAAAGCAGATCCCACTCCACCAGCAGtgactcctcccacccccaaaaagTCCCCAGCAACCCCATCCTCCAAAGGAGATCTGACTGCCCCAGGAGTGAGTATACCCTCGCCCAAAAAGGCCCCAGCATCCAAAGGAGGCCCAGCTACCCCATCTTCCAAAGGGGATCCTACTCCCTTAGAAGTGACTCCTCTCTCTCCCAAAAAAGCCCCAGCAGCTCAAGCTCCCAGAAGAGGCCCAGCTACCCCATCCTCCAAAGGAGATCCCGCTCCCCCAGCAATGactcttccctcccccaaaaaGGCCCCAGCAACCCCAGCTCCCAAAGGAGGCACAGCAACCCCATCCTCCAAAGGAGATCCCACTCCCCCAGTAGTAACTCCTTCTCCCAAAAAAGCCCCAGCTCCCAAAGGAGGCTCAGCTACCCCATCCAAAGGAGATACCACACCCCCAGCAGtgactcctccctcctccaaagAGGGCCCAGCAACTCCAGTCCCCAGAGGGGCCTCCACTCTCCCAGCCGTGACTCCCTACCCCAAAGAAACTTCATCCAAAGAGGCCccatccactaaagaggcccccATTCCCTCAGACATGACTTCTCCCTCACCCAAAGGGACCCCAGTTTCCACATCCCCCAAAGAGGCCCCTACTCCAGCTATGGCTCCTCTGTCCCCGCAAAAGACTCCATCAACTCCAGTCCTCAAAGGGGCCCCTACTTCCCCACCTATGACTTCTTCCTCCCCCAAAGACTCCCCTATCTCCCCAGTTTCAGTGACATGTACCATGGAGTCTATTGCCCCTCAAGCAGCACCTAAAGGGCTTCCAGCAAAGAAGGGACCCACAGCTGTCAAAGAAGCACTTGTTGCCCCAGCTCCCACTCAGAAAGGTACACAGGCCAAGAAGAGTTCTGCTACTTCGCCTCCTGTGTTCCCAGATCCCTCTGCTAAGAATGGTACTAAAGGACCCCTTTCCACAGTGGCTCCAGCACCTCTACTCACAGTCCCTGCTCAGAAAGGCTCTTCAAAGCCTGCAAAAGCTCTCCTTATTTCTCCTGAGAAAGGCAAAGATTCTCTTCATTCCCCAGAGAGCCCCTTGGCTCCTCCTGAGTCTAAGGCATCTACCCCTCTGGCAGCAGCTGCCTCTGAAAAGGTCCTTCCTAAAGGTGTATCAGCATCTGTCTCTCCAGCATCCACCCCACCAGTCTCTCTGCCTCTTACTCCCACCCCAGTTCCCCCTCTGCTTCCTAAACAGCAATTTCTGCCGTCCTCACCTGGGCTGGTGATGGAATCACCCTCTAAGCCCCTAGCCCCTGCTGATGAGGATGAGCTGCCGCCTCTGATTCCCCCGGAACCAATCTCTGGGGGAGTGCCTTTCCAGTCGGTCCTCGTCAACATGCCCACCCCCAAACCTGCTGGAATCCCTGCCCCAACCCCCTCTGCCAAGCAGCCTGTTCTGAAGAACAACAAGG GGTCTGGAACAGAATCTGACAGTGATGAATCAGTACCAGAGCTCGAGGAACAAGATTCCACACAAGCAACCACACAACAAGCACAG CTGGCAGCAGCAGCTGAAATCGATGAAGAACCAGTCAGTAAAGCAAAACAGAGTCGGAGTGAAAAGAAGGCACGGAAG GCTATGTCCAAACTGGGTCTTCGACAGGTTACAGGAGTTACTAGAGTCACTATCCGGAAATCTAAGAATATCCTCTTTGTCATCACAAAACCAGATGTCTACAAGAGCCCAGCTTCAGATACCTACATAGTTTTTGGGGAAGCCAAG ATCGAAGATTTATCTCAGCAGGCACAGCTAGCGGCTGCTGAAAAATTCAAAGTTCAAGGTGAAGCTGTTTCAAACATTCAAGAAAACACACAGACTCCAACTGTACAAGAGGAGAGTGAAGAGGAAGAG GTTGATGAAACAGGTGTGGAAGTTAAAGACATAGAATTGGTCATGTCACAAGCAAATGTGTCGAGAGCAAAGGCAGTCCGAGCCCTGAAGAACAACAGTAATGATATTGTAAATGCTATTATG GAATTAACAATGTAA